Genomic DNA from Peribacillus simplex:
AAAACCTTGATTTGGAATTGGCTCCCATGGCTGTTATGACGAGTAATTTTTCAACATTCGCTGTCTTTGCCATTTTAGTTGCTTCGATAACATAGTCATAATCCACTTTGCGAAAAGCTTCCTTCGATTTAGCCTTTTTGATCGTAGTACCCAAACAAATGAAAACATCGCTGACTTTGAACAAACCGGCATACTTGGATAATTTATCGAATTCCACCACGTGGCCTATGCACTTGGGATCAGTGAATTTCACTTCGCTTCTTGTAAGAAAATGGATTTCACTATAGATTTTGCTGTTGCTTAGCTTTTTAATCAACTGGGTGCCGACCAAACCTGTAGCCCCTAAAATCAATGCCGTCTTATTAGTCATGATTCCCTTCTTTCTATAATTAGCAACTAAATATCAATCATATCCATTTTAATTATAACCAAGCTTAATAGGACTAAGATAAATGATTTACTTGATTGAAATCATCAATTATCCAAGAGTCGACTTCAAATCTAATCGTACTCAAACATGCATTGAACAATCGCATTTCGTTGGATACGATTGACTCGTTTGACATCAAGCGTAAAATAAAATGAATGACGGCTCCATGTGCAACTAGTATAACTTTCTTATCGGGATACTCCTTCTGAATTTCCTGAAGTCCATTCATCAGCCTGTTTCGTAAAGATTCTTGATTTTCTTGACCAGGATATTCTTTATTCACGAATGCTGACTCCCTTTCAGCTGCTGTCATTCCTTCAGCGACGCCAAAATTCTTTTCAATGAATTCCATTTTTTCAATAACCGGGACTTCAATATAATGCGAAATGATATCTGCCGTTTCCCTTGCCCTTTTTAGAGGGCTTGAAATAATTACGTCCCAATCATTTTTTGACAAAAATTCACCACATTGCCGTGCCTGAATCTTTCCGAGTTCATTTAAAGGAATATCAGTCTGCCCCTGCAGTTTCCCTAGTGCATTCCAATCTGTTTGACCATGCCGCACTAAACAAATAGTAGTAATTGTCCTCAAACCCCTCTAAGTAAATTATTATTTTTTCACTTCTTCGATGATGGAATGCCCTTCGGTCTGTTCGAGATCTGACCATTTCCATTTTTCATGCAAACGTATCCTTCCATCTGGCAACATTTCAGGGGTGGAAAGACAGCTTCCTCCTCTAATTTCCCCTTTTTCATTGATATGATTATACCTGAATTCCAGAGTTCCATCGAGATTGACAAGCCCTATTAATGTCCCTTTAACAATCTCTCCGCCCTGATAGCTTGCTGAAAGAATTGAGCCTTCTTGTGAATAGTGGAAGGAAGTATTTCCTGACACTTCTCCATTTTCAGAATTGACTTTAGC
This window encodes:
- a CDS encoding n-acetylglutamate synthase is translated as MFNYDGRIFKAKVNSENGEVSGNTSFHYSQEGSILSASYQGGEIVKGTLIGLVNLDGTLEFRYNHINEKGEIRGGSCLSTPEMLPDGRIRLHEKWKWSDLEQTEGHSIIEEVKK
- a CDS encoding NAD(P)H-binding protein, with the translated sequence MTNKTALILGATGLVGTQLIKKLSNSKIYSEIHFLTRSEVKFTDPKCIGHVVEFDKLSKYAGLFKVSDVFICLGTTIKKAKSKEAFRKVDYDYVIEATKMAKTANVEKLLVITAMGANSKSRFFYSRVKGDVEITLQHLELNTVHIFRPSLLLGERKEFRAGEKISGLISTFAKYVFVGPLRPYRAIEANKVAAAMYAAAQKTAKGYHFYNSDEIEKLAQS
- a CDS encoding histidine phosphatase family protein, which encodes MTTICLVRHGQTDWNALGKLQGQTDIPLNELGKIQARQCGEFLSKNDWDVIISSPLKRARETADIISHYIEVPVIEKMEFIEKNFGVAEGMTAAERESAFVNKEYPGQENQESLRNRLMNGLQEIQKEYPDKKVILVAHGAVIHFILRLMSNESIVSNEMRLFNACLSTIRFEVDSWIIDDFNQVNHLS